In Brachypodium distachyon strain Bd21 chromosome 2, Brachypodium_distachyon_v3.0, whole genome shotgun sequence, one genomic interval encodes:
- the LOC100824188 gene encoding NAD(P)H dehydrogenase (quinone) FQR1 — translation MLPILPSPTPTLSPAPSSSSNSLNILRLTPPSSSSDQISDPRSSGAPPMAVKVYVVYYSMYGHVAKLADEIKKGASSVEGVEVKVWQVPEILSEEVLGKMGAPPKTDVPTITPQELAEADGVLFGFPTRFGMMASQMKAFFDATGGLWREQSLAGKPAGVFYSTGTQGGGQETTPLTAVTQLTHHGMVFVPVGYTFGAKLFDMDKVQGGSPYGAGTFAGDGSRWPTEMELEHAFHQGKYFAGITKKLKGSSA, via the exons ATGCTCCCGATCCTCCCCTCTCCAACCCCCACACTGTCTCCTgccccatcctcctcctcgaactcATTAAACATCCTGAGACTGACCcctccgtcctcctcctccgaccaGATCTCAGATCCGCGGAGCTCCGGCGCGCCTCCAATGGCGGTCAAGGTCTACGTCGT GTATTACTCCATGTATGGTCATGTTGCTAAACTAGCTGATGAGATCAAGAAAGGTGCCTCCTCTGTTGAAGGCGTAGAAGTTAAAGTGTGGCAG GTCCCTGAAATCCTCTCTGAGGAAGTGCTCGGCAAGATGGGCGCTCCTCCAAAGACCGACGTGCCGACAATCAcgccgcaagagcttgccgagGCCGACGGCGTGCTCTTCGGGTTCCCGACGAGGTTCGGCATGATGGCGTCGCAGATGAAGGCCTTCTTCGACGCGACGGGCGGCCTGTGGCGCGAGCAGAGCCTCGCGGGCAAGCCGGCCGGCGTCTTCTACAGCACGGGCACCCAGGGCGGCGGGCAGGAGACCACCCCATTGACGGCGGTGACCCAGCTGACGCACCACGGGATGGTGTTCGTGCCGGTCGGGTACACGTTCGGCGCCAAGCTGTTCGACATGGACAAGGTGCAGGGCGGCAGCCCGTACGGCGCCGGCACGTTCGCCGGGGACGGGTCCAGGTGGCCGACGGAGATGGAGCTGGAGCACGCCTTCCACCAGGGCAAGTACTTCGCCGGCATCACCAAGAAGCTCAAGGGTTCCTCCGCTTGA